In Acinetobacter piscicola, a single window of DNA contains:
- a CDS encoding ATP-binding protein, translating into MTEKQHYSLRRRLITYVSLFSALMGCLLIFTAYKTSLHEITEILDEQMVYLAERVAKNPRPLESQFNHQKRYHEEDLFIDVWAYNERKDLSHDEHYLIEPKSKAGFYTQETENGTWIAYVLPTPQYQIQISQQLKVRKELAFELAGTMFLPYLLIMPFALFALVFIIRRSLKPLEAFKSELSLRDSNSLSSIQSSHYPEELVPTINEMNHLFERISIAQQEQRQFVADAAHELRTPITALNLQTKILISQLPDDPNLLNLSKGLARMQHLVTQLLALAKQDASLKYERPATTFQLNDVAFNCVEQLLNLAMQKDIDLGFLRNDPVQMFSVEQSVHSIIFNLIDNAIKYTPDTGVINISVFEDGHGSAFVKIEDSGPGIEPELYEKVLKRFYRIHHHLEVGSGLGLSIVEKAVQHLGGLLTLSRSEELGGLEVLVKLPMQLSDQ; encoded by the coding sequence ATGACAGAAAAACAGCATTATTCTCTTAGAAGGCGCTTAATTACATATGTCTCGCTCTTTAGCGCGCTCATGGGTTGCCTGCTCATTTTTACTGCTTATAAAACGTCATTACATGAAATCACTGAAATTTTAGATGAACAAATGGTGTATTTGGCGGAACGTGTTGCCAAAAATCCACGTCCATTAGAAAGTCAATTTAATCATCAAAAACGTTATCATGAAGAAGATTTGTTTATCGATGTTTGGGCGTACAATGAGCGTAAAGACCTCAGTCATGATGAACATTATTTGATTGAACCGAAAAGTAAAGCAGGCTTCTATACCCAAGAAACTGAAAATGGTACTTGGATTGCTTATGTTTTACCTACACCACAATATCAAATTCAAATTAGTCAACAACTCAAAGTGCGTAAAGAGCTGGCGTTTGAGTTAGCAGGTACAATGTTTTTGCCTTATTTGTTGATTATGCCTTTTGCCTTGTTTGCATTGGTATTCATTATTCGTAGAAGCTTAAAGCCTTTAGAAGCGTTTAAATCTGAACTGTCGTTGCGTGATTCAAATAGTTTATCTTCGATTCAAAGTAGTCATTATCCCGAAGAGCTTGTGCCTACTATTAATGAAATGAATCATTTATTTGAACGTATTTCTATTGCTCAACAAGAACAACGCCAATTTGTCGCTGATGCTGCACATGAGTTACGGACACCGATTACCGCACTCAACTTACAAACCAAGATTCTGATTAGCCAATTGCCTGATGACCCTAATTTATTGAATTTAAGTAAAGGTTTGGCACGGATGCAGCATTTGGTCACGCAACTCTTGGCACTTGCCAAACAAGATGCTTCGTTGAAATACGAGCGACCTGCGACTACTTTTCAGTTAAATGATGTTGCATTTAATTGTGTTGAACAATTACTTAATCTTGCGATGCAAAAAGACATAGATCTTGGATTTTTACGCAATGATCCTGTACAGATGTTTAGTGTTGAACAAAGTGTGCATTCGATTATTTTTAATTTAATTGATAATGCCATTAAATATACCCCTGATACAGGTGTGATCAATATTTCTGTATTTGAAGATGGGCATGGCTCAGCATTTGTTAAAATTGAGGACAGTGGTCCGGGAATCGAACCTGAGTTATATGAAAAAGTGCTGAAACGCTTTTATCGAATCCATCATCACTTAGAAGTGGGCAGTGGTCTAGGATTATCGATTGTAGAAAAAGCAGTACAACATTTGGGTGGACTACTGACTTTATCGCGCAGTGAAGAACTCGGTGGTTTAGAGGTTCTGGTTAAATTACCGATGCAATTGAGTGATCAGTAA
- a CDS encoding phosphatase PAP2 family protein has protein sequence MTVSLISGVILLCYFPVGGAIDQNLIRPWMDQFGHFTYRDNYYLVHWNHKHLKNILILVYLSFLFLWLASFKVEKLKPSRWQYGYMFWVSILCTGVVGLLKSQSQHACPWNMTQATPTGFIWDFTATHGHCFPGGHASTGFALMTGFFVYRLSSKKCAYLFLFFGLTLGFIMGWGQMMRGAHFLSHNLWTAWIIFSLNAVLYAIFYKKFQKHAQ, from the coding sequence ATGACAGTCAGTTTGATATCCGGTGTGATTCTGCTCTGTTATTTTCCTGTTGGTGGCGCAATTGACCAAAATTTGATTCGACCTTGGATGGATCAATTTGGACATTTTACCTATCGTGATAACTATTATTTGGTACATTGGAATCATAAACACCTGAAAAATATTTTGATTTTAGTTTATCTGAGTTTTTTATTTTTATGGTTAGCTTCATTTAAGGTTGAAAAATTAAAACCATCTCGTTGGCAATATGGCTATATGTTTTGGGTCAGTATATTGTGTACAGGTGTCGTCGGATTATTAAAATCTCAATCGCAGCATGCTTGTCCATGGAATATGACACAAGCAACCCCTACAGGATTTATTTGGGACTTCACTGCAACACATGGACACTGTTTTCCAGGTGGGCATGCCAGTACAGGCTTTGCACTGATGACTGGATTTTTTGTCTATCGTTTAAGTTCAAAAAAATGTGCCTATCTCTTCTTATTTTTCGGTCTAACTTTAGGCTTTATTATGGGTTGGGGGCAAATGATGCGAGGCGCACATTTTCTCAGTCACAATCTATGGACAGCTTGGATTATATTTAGTTTAAATGCTGTTCTGTATGCCATTTTCTATAAAAAATTTCAAAAACATGCACAATAA
- a CDS encoding HAD family hydrolase, translated as MKIQAVLFDLDNTLTHRDQSVVVYAQRFLNDFSHHLATSELEKTVHIIRYIDNCGYPKKERLTHPSIAASVGQALIDTLTWNTLPKLDELTQYWFEQFGMAAVAMQGAADLLQYLKQENYKLAVISNGGHATRLKILQGLGFAHYFDQIISSELVGISKPKPEIFLDTCQRLHIQPQQALYIGDHPVNDYAGATGAGLNALLLNGFHENVAHIPQRIDELKQVLDYLFLKD; from the coding sequence ATGAAAATTCAAGCAGTACTTTTTGATTTAGACAATACGTTGACCCACCGAGATCAGAGCGTGGTGGTGTATGCACAACGCTTTTTAAATGACTTTTCACATCATTTAGCCACATCTGAACTAGAAAAAACCGTGCATATCATCCGTTATATTGACAATTGTGGTTATCCTAAAAAAGAACGTTTAACACATCCGAGTATTGCTGCTTCAGTGGGGCAGGCTTTAATAGATACTTTGACTTGGAATACATTACCCAAGCTCGATGAACTTACTCAATATTGGTTTGAGCAATTTGGCATGGCTGCGGTTGCAATGCAGGGTGCAGCAGATTTATTACAATATTTAAAGCAAGAAAATTATAAATTAGCGGTGATTTCCAATGGTGGACATGCAACCCGTTTAAAAATTCTACAGGGTTTGGGCTTTGCTCATTATTTTGATCAGATTATCAGTTCGGAATTGGTGGGCATCAGTAAGCCTAAACCTGAAATATTTTTAGACACTTGTCAGCGTTTACATATACAGCCACAACAGGCTTTATATATTGGTGATCATCCAGTGAATGATTATGCAGGTGCAACAGGTGCAGGTCTCAATGCATTATTGCTGAACGGCTTTCATGAAAATGTTGCACATATTCCACAACGGATTGATGAATTAAAGCAAGTTTTAGATTATTTATTTCTTAAAGATTGA
- a CDS encoding ammonium transporter has protein sequence MQNIDLLFLLLGAILVLAMHAGFAFLELGTVRHKNQVNALSKILTDFSISAIAYFFVGYYIAYGQHFFHSGIQLSAEHGYNLMRCFFLLTFAAAIPAIISGGIAERAKMRTQAIATLFLVALVYPFFEGIAWNGNFGLQDWLKNAFGASFHDFAGSVVVHAMGGWMALAAVILLGARHGRYKKDGRISAHPPSSIPFLALGSWILIVGWFGFNVMSAQRLDAISGLVAINSLMAMVGGTIAANFFGKEDPGFLHNGPLAGLVAICAGSDIVHPMGALFIGIFAGFFFVKLFTYTQNRLKVDDVLGVWPLHGVCGAFGGIAVGLFGQTWLGGLGGVSMLSQIFGTIFAIIIALLGAFAVYGILKVTMGIRLSQEEEFRGADLSIHKISANSEDAIF, from the coding sequence ATGCAAAATATTGATCTACTTTTCCTTCTACTCGGTGCGATCCTTGTACTTGCAATGCATGCAGGATTTGCATTTTTAGAACTCGGTACTGTACGCCACAAAAACCAAGTCAATGCACTGAGTAAAATTTTGACTGACTTTTCTATTTCAGCGATTGCTTATTTTTTTGTGGGCTATTACATCGCTTATGGTCAACACTTTTTCCATTCAGGCATACAACTTTCCGCTGAGCATGGTTACAACTTGATGCGCTGTTTCTTTTTACTGACTTTTGCAGCAGCTATTCCTGCCATTATTTCAGGGGGAATTGCTGAACGTGCCAAAATGCGTACTCAAGCGATTGCGACTTTGTTTTTAGTTGCCTTGGTTTATCCTTTTTTTGAAGGCATTGCATGGAATGGTAATTTTGGATTACAAGATTGGTTAAAAAATGCATTTGGTGCATCTTTTCATGACTTTGCAGGTTCAGTTGTTGTACATGCAATGGGCGGATGGATGGCACTTGCAGCCGTAATTTTACTAGGCGCTCGACATGGTCGTTATAAAAAAGATGGACGCATCAGTGCACATCCACCTTCATCTATTCCATTTTTAGCACTTGGTTCATGGATTTTGATTGTGGGTTGGTTTGGTTTCAATGTCATGAGCGCACAACGTTTAGATGCTATTTCAGGATTAGTCGCAATCAACTCACTGATGGCGATGGTCGGGGGAACAATTGCAGCCAATTTCTTCGGCAAAGAAGACCCTGGTTTTTTACATAATGGTCCATTGGCGGGTTTAGTTGCGATCTGTGCAGGCTCTGACATTGTTCATCCTATGGGTGCTTTATTCATCGGGATATTTGCAGGCTTCTTCTTCGTTAAGTTATTTACTTATACACAAAACCGCTTAAAAGTGGACGACGTACTCGGCGTATGGCCTTTACATGGGGTATGTGGTGCCTTTGGTGGTATTGCTGTGGGTCTATTCGGTCAAACTTGGTTGGGCGGTTTAGGCGGTGTTTCGATGTTATCGCAGATCTTCGGTACAATCTTTGCCATTATTATTGCGTTGCTTGGTGCTTTTGCAGTTTATGGTATTTTAAAAGTGACGATGGGTATTCGTTTAAGCCAAGAAGAAGAATTTCGTGGTGCTGATTTATCTATTCATAAAATTTCAGCAAATTCAGAGGATGCTATTTTTTAA
- a CDS encoding AEC family transporter, with the protein MTQIFLSLFPLLALIFGGNILKRTKFLTDGFWSGAEKLNYYLLFPAMLFANLSTATIHLGMIKTIFTVLISILLITCIVLYVIRATQKTDAARFGVYMQSMVRFNTYMGLAIVAALFSQQGMTILAITLAMCIPIVNVLSVLALTRQDNMDAQSILLSVLKNPLIMACVVGIAFNFSGLSLWAGFTDLIKQLAICSLPLGLLCVGAALQFTELKKELWVLFLNTFARLLIMPALAYMVCRFLHLSQLETQVLVLFFALPTASASYILTKVLGGDHQLMAGVISLQTLCSAFTLPLVLLWVM; encoded by the coding sequence ATGACTCAGATCTTCCTCTCATTATTTCCTTTATTGGCTTTAATTTTTGGGGGGAATATTCTAAAAAGAACAAAATTTTTAACGGATGGTTTTTGGAGTGGTGCAGAAAAACTCAATTATTATCTGCTATTTCCTGCAATGCTATTTGCTAATTTATCGACAGCAACGATTCATTTAGGCATGATCAAAACCATTTTTACGGTTTTGATTTCTATTTTGCTGATTACCTGTATCGTATTATATGTCATTCGTGCGACGCAAAAAACCGATGCTGCACGTTTTGGTGTCTATATGCAGAGCATGGTACGCTTTAATACGTATATGGGTTTAGCTATTGTTGCTGCATTATTTAGTCAACAGGGCATGACCATTTTAGCCATTACTTTGGCAATGTGCATTCCGATTGTAAATGTCTTATCTGTATTGGCGCTCACTCGACAGGACAATATGGATGCTCAATCTATTTTACTTTCTGTGTTGAAAAATCCCTTAATTATGGCGTGTGTGGTGGGGATTGCCTTTAATTTTTCAGGTCTGAGTTTATGGGCAGGCTTTACAGATTTAATTAAACAGTTGGCAATATGCAGTTTACCTTTGGGTTTGCTCTGTGTCGGTGCAGCTTTACAATTTACCGAGCTAAAAAAAGAGCTTTGGGTTTTATTCTTAAATACTTTTGCTCGATTGCTGATCATGCCAGCACTCGCTTATATGGTGTGTAGATTTTTACATTTAAGCCAACTTGAAACCCAAGTTTTAGTCCTGTTTTTTGCATTACCGACCGCCTCGGCATCTTATATTTTAACTAAGGTTTTGGGTGGGGATCATCAATTGATGGCTGGGGTAATCAGCTTGCAAACCTTATGTTCAGCATTTACTTTACCGCTCGTTTTGCTTTGGGTGATGTAG
- the adeK gene encoding multidrug efflux RND transporter AdeIJK outer membrane channel subunit AdeK, with product MQNLWSISGRGIAVSALALALTACQSMRGPEPVVQANIPTNYLESASGTSIAEQGYKDFFADPRLLQVIDLALTNNRDLRTATLNIQRAQQQYQITENNQLPTIGASGGILRQDTLNTQKPVTSYNVGLGVTAYELDFWGRVRSLKDNALDSYLATASARDATQISLIGQVAQAWLNYSFANAQLKLAEQTLKAQLDSYNLNKKRFDVGIDSEVPVRQAQVSVETARNDVANYKTQIAQAQNLLNLLVGQQVPSNLLPSQRVTKITNNTALASGLPSDLLHNRPDVRAAEYKLSAMGANIGAAKARLFPTISLTGSAGYASTDLSDLFKSGAFVWSLGPSLDIPLWDWGTRKANIKISETDQEIALSDYEKSIQSAFREVNDALATRQNIGDRISAQRRLVDATNTTYKLSNARFRAGIDSFLTVLDAQRSSYAAEQGLLLLEQANLNNQVELYKSLGGGVKANTSDQIVVQPSTAELKQQQATK from the coding sequence ATGCAAAATCTATGGTCTATTTCAGGTCGTGGCATTGCGGTATCTGCACTTGCGCTTGCTTTGACTGCATGTCAAAGCATGCGTGGCCCAGAGCCCGTTGTACAAGCCAATATTCCGACCAATTATCTTGAAAGTGCATCAGGTACTTCTATTGCTGAACAAGGTTATAAAGACTTTTTTGCAGACCCACGTTTGCTGCAAGTGATTGATCTTGCTTTAACCAACAACCGCGATTTACGTACAGCGACATTGAACATTCAACGTGCACAACAACAATATCAAATCACTGAAAACAATCAGCTTCCAACGATTGGTGCCAGTGGTGGTATATTACGTCAGGACACATTGAACACTCAAAAACCAGTCACTTCATATAATGTTGGTCTGGGTGTTACTGCATATGAATTAGATTTCTGGGGACGTGTTCGTAGTTTAAAAGACAATGCTTTAGACAGTTATTTAGCGACAGCAAGTGCACGTGATGCAACGCAAATCTCTTTAATTGGTCAAGTCGCACAAGCTTGGCTGAATTATTCATTTGCCAATGCACAACTTAAACTTGCTGAACAAACCTTAAAAGCACAGCTTGATTCATATAATCTCAACAAAAAACGTTTTGATGTTGGGATTGACAGTGAAGTGCCTGTACGTCAAGCACAAGTGTCGGTAGAAACTGCACGGAATGATGTTGCCAACTATAAAACACAGATTGCACAAGCACAAAACTTGCTCAATCTTTTGGTTGGTCAACAAGTACCGAGCAACTTATTGCCATCACAACGTGTAACGAAAATCACCAATAACACGGCTTTAGCTTCAGGCTTACCAAGTGACTTGCTACATAACCGCCCTGATGTTCGTGCGGCTGAATACAAACTCTCTGCGATGGGTGCAAATATTGGTGCAGCAAAAGCACGCTTATTCCCAACCATTAGTTTGACGGGTTCAGCAGGTTATGCTTCAACTGATTTAAGTGACTTATTTAAATCAGGCGCATTTGTTTGGTCTTTAGGTCCAAGCTTAGATATTCCACTTTGGGATTGGGGTACACGTAAAGCTAATATTAAAATTTCGGAAACAGATCAAGAAATTGCTTTATCTGATTACGAAAAATCAATTCAATCTGCTTTCCGTGAAGTCAATGATGCATTAGCGACTCGCCAAAATATTGGTGATCGTATTTCTGCACAGCGCCGTTTAGTCGATGCAACCAATACCACATATAAGCTTTCTAATGCGCGTTTCCGTGCAGGTATTGATAGCTTCTTAACCGTATTAGATGCACAGCGTAGTTCTTATGCAGCTGAACAAGGTTTATTATTGTTAGAACAAGCAAACTTAAATAACCAAGTCGAGTTGTATAAATCTCTCGGTGGTGGTGTCAAAGCCAATACATCTGACCAAATTGTTGTACAGCCTTCTACTGCTGAACTCAAGCAACAACAAGCAACCAAGTAA
- the adeJ gene encoding multidrug efflux RND transporter permease subunit AdeJ, giving the protein MAQFFIHRPIFAWVIALVIMLAGILTLTKMPIAQYPTIAPPTVTISATYPGASAATVENTVTQIIEQQMNGLDGLRYISSNSAGNGQASIQLNFEQGIDPDIAQVQVQNKLQSATALLPEDVQRQGVKVTKSGASFLQVLAFYSPDSSLSANDIKDYVNSNISEPLSRVAGVGEVQVFGGSYAMRIWLDPAKLTSFGITPSDVAAAIRTQNSQVAVGQLGGAPSIEGQVLNATVNAQSMLTTPEQFKNIFLRNTSDGAQVRLGDVARIELGADNYQFDSKFNGKPAGGVAIKLATGANALDTAKAVEARMVELRKNFPVGMKDKLAFDTTPFIKLSIESVVHTLIEAVILVFFVMFLFLQNWRATIIPTMAVPVVVLGTFAVINVFGFSINTLTMFAMVLAIGLLVDDAIVVVENVERVMVEDHLDPVAATEISMKQISGALIGITSVLTAVFVPMAFFGGTTGVIYRQFSITLVTAMILSLIVALTFTPALCATILKQHDPHKKPSNNIFARFFRWFNDAFDRTAEKYKGGVNFMTHHKLFSGIVYAAVIGVLVVLFKMLPSSFLPEEDQGVVMTLVQLPPNATLDRTDKVIDTMTHYFMENEKKSVESVFSVSGFSFTGVGQNAGLAFIQLKDWADRTTPEQKIGEIIKRGMALNMIAKDASYVMPLQLPAMPELGVTAGFNLQLKASAGQTHEQLLAARNAILGMAAQDKRLIGVRPNGQEDTPQYQINIDQAQAGAMGVSIADINSTMSMAWGGSYINDFIDRGRVKKVYVQGEANARMMPEDLNKWYVRNNKGEMIPFSSFATGVWTYGSPRLERYNGISSMNIQGTPAPGTSSGDAMQAMEEIIAKLPSMGLQGFDYEWTGLSLEERESGAQAPFLYALSLLIVFLCLAALYESWSIPFSVLLVVPLGVVGAMGLTWLGMVLSGDPNLSNNIYFQVAIIAVIGLSAKNAILIVEFAKELQEKGEDLFDATLHAAKMRLRPIIMTTLAFGFGVLPLALASGAGAGSQHSVGYGVLGGVISSTLLGIFFIPVFFVWIRSIFKYKPKNQNLQEQKS; this is encoded by the coding sequence ATGGCTCAATTTTTTATTCATCGCCCAATCTTTGCATGGGTGATTGCATTAGTCATTATGCTGGCGGGGATTCTCACGCTAACCAAAATGCCTATTGCACAATATCCGACAATTGCACCTCCGACAGTTACAATTTCTGCAACTTATCCGGGTGCATCTGCTGCGACTGTTGAAAACACGGTTACACAGATTATTGAACAACAAATGAATGGTCTCGATGGCTTACGCTATATCTCCTCAAACAGTGCGGGGAATGGTCAAGCATCGATCCAATTAAACTTTGAACAAGGGATTGATCCTGATATTGCCCAAGTTCAAGTTCAAAATAAATTGCAATCAGCTACAGCTCTTTTACCTGAAGATGTTCAACGTCAAGGGGTAAAGGTTACAAAGTCTGGTGCAAGCTTCTTACAAGTATTGGCATTTTACTCGCCAGATAGCTCGCTCTCTGCAAATGACATTAAGGATTATGTTAATTCAAATATTTCTGAACCTTTAAGTCGTGTAGCTGGTGTAGGTGAAGTTCAAGTCTTTGGTGGTTCTTATGCCATGCGTATTTGGTTAGACCCTGCTAAATTGACTAGCTTCGGTATTACCCCATCTGATGTTGCAGCAGCAATTCGTACCCAAAACTCACAAGTGGCTGTAGGTCAGTTGGGTGGCGCACCATCGATTGAGGGTCAAGTGCTCAATGCAACTGTCAATGCACAGAGTATGTTGACTACCCCAGAACAATTTAAAAACATCTTCCTACGTAATACGAGTGATGGTGCTCAGGTACGTTTAGGTGATGTAGCACGGATTGAATTGGGTGCTGATAATTATCAGTTTGACTCGAAATTCAATGGTAAACCTGCAGGTGGCGTAGCAATTAAACTCGCAACTGGTGCTAATGCTCTAGATACAGCAAAAGCTGTTGAAGCGCGTATGGTTGAATTGCGTAAAAACTTTCCTGTTGGCATGAAGGATAAGTTGGCTTTTGATACAACACCATTTATTAAATTATCAATCGAAAGTGTTGTACATACTTTGATTGAAGCAGTTATCCTTGTATTCTTCGTCATGTTCTTATTCTTACAGAACTGGCGTGCAACGATCATTCCAACAATGGCTGTACCTGTGGTTGTACTCGGTACATTCGCAGTGATTAACGTCTTTGGCTTCTCAATCAATACCTTGACCATGTTTGCAATGGTACTTGCCATTGGTCTATTGGTCGATGATGCCATCGTTGTGGTTGAAAACGTCGAACGTGTTATGGTAGAGGATCATCTTGATCCTGTTGCAGCAACTGAAATTTCAATGAAACAGATTTCAGGAGCATTAATCGGGATCACCTCAGTATTAACTGCTGTATTCGTTCCAATGGCGTTCTTTGGAGGGACAACAGGGGTAATTTACCGTCAGTTCTCCATTACCCTTGTAACTGCAATGATTTTATCATTGATCGTTGCCTTAACCTTCACACCTGCATTGTGTGCGACGATTCTAAAACAGCATGATCCACATAAAAAGCCAAGCAATAATATTTTTGCTCGCTTCTTTAGATGGTTTAACGATGCCTTTGATCGTACTGCTGAAAAGTATAAAGGCGGTGTCAACTTCATGACACATCATAAATTGTTCTCAGGAATTGTTTATGCTGCTGTGATTGGGGTTTTAGTTGTATTATTTAAAATGTTACCTTCGTCTTTCTTACCTGAAGAAGACCAAGGTGTCGTCATGACTTTAGTGCAATTACCACCAAATGCAACACTTGATCGTACTGACAAAGTCATCGACACAATGACACACTATTTCATGGAAAATGAAAAAAAATCTGTGGAATCGGTTTTTAGCGTTTCAGGTTTCTCATTTACAGGTGTCGGTCAAAATGCAGGTTTAGCATTTATTCAGCTGAAAGATTGGGCTGATCGTACAACACCTGAACAAAAAATCGGTGAAATCATCAAACGTGGTATGGCGCTAAATATGATTGCTAAAGATGCATCTTATGTGATGCCTCTACAATTACCAGCTATGCCTGAATTAGGTGTGACTGCAGGTTTTAATTTGCAGTTAAAAGCTTCTGCTGGCCAAACTCACGAACAACTACTTGCTGCACGTAATGCAATTTTAGGTATGGCAGCACAAGACAAACGCTTAATAGGCGTGCGTCCAAACGGCCAGGAAGATACTCCTCAGTACCAAATTAATATTGACCAAGCACAAGCTGGAGCAATGGGTGTAAGTATTGCAGATATTAACTCAACGATGAGTATGGCTTGGGGTGGTTCTTATATTAATGACTTCATTGACCGTGGTCGTGTGAAAAAAGTCTATGTTCAAGGTGAAGCCAATGCGCGTATGATGCCTGAGGACTTGAACAAATGGTATGTGCGCAATAATAAAGGTGAAATGATTCCATTCTCAAGTTTTGCAACTGGGGTTTGGACATATGGTTCACCACGCTTAGAACGCTACAATGGCATTTCATCAATGAATATCCAAGGTACACCTGCACCAGGTACAAGTTCTGGCGATGCGATGCAAGCCATGGAAGAGATTATTGCCAAATTACCATCAATGGGTCTACAAGGTTTTGACTATGAATGGACAGGGTTATCTTTAGAAGAACGTGAGTCTGGCGCACAAGCACCATTCTTATATGCCCTTTCATTACTCATCGTATTCTTATGTCTTGCAGCACTTTATGAAAGTTGGTCAATTCCATTCTCAGTATTACTGGTTGTACCACTCGGTGTTGTTGGTGCAATGGGCTTAACTTGGTTAGGTATGGTGCTCTCAGGTGATCCAAACCTTTCAAATAACATTTACTTCCAAGTGGCAATTATTGCAGTCATCGGTTTATCTGCAAAAAATGCGATCTTGATTGTAGAATTTGCCAAGGAATTGCAAGAAAAAGGCGAAGACCTATTTGATGCAACATTACATGCAGCAAAAATGCGTTTACGCCCAATTATCATGACGACATTGGCATTTGGTTTTGGTGTACTTCCACTTGCTTTAGCAAGCGGTGCTGGTGCAGGTAGCCAACATTCAGTCGGTTATGGTGTATTGGGAGGTGTAATTAGCTCAACCTTACTAGGGATCTTCTTTATTCCTGTATTCTTCGTCTGGATCCGTAGTATCTTTAAATACAAACCTAAGAATCAAAACCTTCAGGAGCAAAAATCGTGA
- a CDS encoding efflux RND transporter periplasmic adaptor subunit, with product MMSAKLWAPALTACALATSLALVGCSKDPKDAQQGGAAAQKMPPTEVGVIVAQPQSVEQTVELSGRTSAYQVSEVRPQTSGVILKRLFTEGSFVREGQPLYEIDSSSNRANLDSAKAALVRQQANLNALQVKANRYRQLVGINAVSKQEYDDLLAQIKLAEADIAASNAAVKNAQIDLGYSTVRSPISGQSGRSSVTAGALVTASQANALVTIQQLDPIYVDINQSSAELLRLRQQLAQGSIDRSNNTKVRLKLEDGSTYPIEGNLAFSDASVNPDTGSVTLRAVFSNPNHLLLPGMFANAQIVQGVIPNAYLIPQAAITRTPTGQAMAMLVNAKGVVEARPITTAGVQGQNWIVTQGLNTGDKVIVDGIAKVKAEQQVVAKPYQPQAAAPQGATPATQQKTGGAQPAQQDKATEHKATSNA from the coding sequence ATGATGTCGGCAAAGCTTTGGGCTCCTGCCCTTACTGCTTGTGCTTTAGCAACAAGTCTTGCACTTGTGGGTTGTAGCAAAGATCCCAAAGATGCACAGCAAGGTGGCGCTGCTGCCCAAAAAATGCCGCCGACAGAAGTTGGTGTCATTGTTGCTCAACCACAAAGTGTAGAACAAACTGTTGAGTTATCAGGTCGTACATCTGCATACCAAGTATCAGAAGTTCGTCCGCAAACCAGTGGTGTAATTTTAAAACGCTTGTTTACTGAAGGTAGTTTTGTCCGTGAAGGTCAACCTTTGTATGAAATTGACTCGAGTAGCAACCGTGCAAATTTAGACAGTGCAAAAGCAGCTTTAGTACGTCAACAAGCCAACTTAAATGCGCTACAAGTAAAAGCCAATCGTTATCGTCAACTTGTTGGTATTAATGCCGTTTCTAAACAAGAATATGACGATTTATTAGCACAGATTAAACTCGCTGAAGCAGATATTGCTGCATCAAATGCTGCAGTAAAAAATGCACAAATTGACTTGGGTTATTCAACTGTTCGTTCACCAATCTCTGGTCAATCTGGACGCTCAAGTGTAACCGCAGGGGCTTTAGTGACTGCAAGCCAAGCCAATGCTTTGGTAACAATTCAACAACTTGACCCAATTTATGTCGACATTAATCAATCAAGTGCTGAATTATTACGTCTACGTCAACAATTGGCTCAAGGCAGTATTGATCGTAGCAATAACACCAAAGTACGTTTGAAGCTTGAAGATGGCAGCACTTATCCAATTGAAGGTAATCTTGCATTTTCTGACGCAAGTGTAAACCCTGATACAGGTTCGGTAACTTTACGTGCAGTATTCTCAAATCCAAATCATTTATTACTTCCAGGCATGTTTGCCAACGCGCAAATCGTACAAGGGGTGATTCCAAATGCGTATTTGATTCCGCAAGCAGCTATCACGCGCACACCAACAGGTCAAGCAATGGCGATGTTAGTGAATGCAAAAGGTGTTGTTGAAGCACGTCCGATCACGACTGCAGGTGTACAAGGTCAAAACTGGATCGTGACACAAGGTTTAAACACTGGTGATAAAGTCATTGTAGATGGAATAGCCAAAGTAAAAGCTGAACAACAAGTTGTTGCTAAACCTTATCAACCACAAGCTGCTGCACCTCAAGGTGCAACACCTGCGACTCAACAAAAAACAGGTGGAGCACAACCTGCTCAGCAAGATAAAGCAACTGAACACAAAGCTACTTCAAATGCATAA